Proteins encoded together in one Chitinophaga sp. LS1 window:
- a CDS encoding TonB-dependent receptor: protein MKLLLPIISLLLLTSTVHAQQQHGSLNGVVTTKDGNPVAYVTVSLKGTSYGAATTDKGHFRINRVAPGTYTITVSAVNIQPQEKQVTVEAGQNETVNFELNINRTQLKEVMVNARTNSVKMDNPSQSLRLQEPLIEVAQNIQVVSNQSIKEQQIISMSDGIIRNVSGAVRLEHWGDLYTNITMRGSQVKAFRNGFNVVSSYWGPLTEDMSFVDHIEFVKGPAGFMISSGDPSGLYNVVTKKPTGQHKNEFSYTMGSYNLNRASLDLDGKLSKDGKILYRLNLSGQNKNSFRTNEFNDRYAFAPVVSFQVDDNTKITAEYTYQRAHMSDVGSYYVFSPFGYATYDRTLSALPAGLKPTIINDHSFTVNVQHQIDENWKLTAQAAYYLYNQDGSSMWADSVEADGKYYRNTGIWEAKSTMSLGQVFLNGKVTTGPVVHKILTGIDMGNKKYVADYAQTHSLDTGAAPFDPFAPGLTLDNPSNGYPVFDHTLSLEARAANGYGIINSRYSSFYLQDELGFFNNKVRLTLAGRYTYINQADFGTVSEAKRFTPRIGLSVSIDDYTSIYALYDQAFTPQAGAVSVGKLKPLTGNNTEVGIKRDWMEGKWNTTVSVYRILKENELTADPNAPANSGLSIVFGQRRAQGVEFDLRGEILPGLDLTANYALTDSKVSKVNPGVSEATGIKVGDVVPGYSKHVANAWLTYKLRTGKLRGAGISGGFTYLAGRETDTWSVGLQRLPDYFKLDGGLFWEGNKLRITVNAFNILDKYLFSGSYYSYINAYYYQAEAPRNYRLSISYKF from the coding sequence ATGAAATTACTACTACCTATCATCTCTTTACTGTTGCTGACATCAACTGTACATGCGCAACAACAACACGGCAGTCTGAACGGCGTAGTCACCACAAAAGACGGTAATCCTGTAGCTTATGTAACCGTAAGCCTCAAAGGTACCTCTTATGGTGCTGCTACCACCGACAAGGGCCACTTCCGTATTAACCGCGTGGCGCCAGGAACCTACACCATCACCGTAAGTGCAGTCAATATACAACCACAGGAAAAACAGGTGACTGTAGAAGCTGGTCAGAATGAAACCGTAAATTTTGAATTGAACATCAATAGAACACAGCTCAAAGAAGTGATGGTCAATGCACGTACCAATAGTGTGAAGATGGACAATCCATCGCAGTCCCTACGCCTGCAGGAACCATTGATAGAAGTGGCACAAAACATCCAGGTGGTTTCCAACCAGTCTATCAAAGAACAACAGATCATCAGCATGAGCGATGGCATCATCCGTAATGTGAGTGGTGCTGTAAGATTAGAACACTGGGGCGATCTGTATACCAATATCACTATGCGTGGCTCCCAGGTAAAGGCATTCCGCAACGGGTTTAACGTAGTCAGCTCCTATTGGGGACCACTCACGGAAGATATGAGTTTTGTAGACCATATCGAATTCGTAAAAGGCCCGGCAGGGTTCATGATCAGCAGTGGCGACCCCAGTGGTTTATATAATGTGGTGACGAAGAAACCAACTGGTCAGCACAAAAATGAATTCAGTTATACCATGGGCAGTTATAACCTGAACCGTGCTTCGCTGGACCTGGATGGAAAGTTAAGCAAAGATGGAAAGATCCTCTACCGCCTGAACCTTTCAGGTCAAAATAAAAACTCTTTCAGAACAAATGAGTTCAACGATCGGTATGCTTTTGCACCAGTCGTTTCTTTCCAGGTAGATGATAATACCAAGATAACTGCTGAGTACACCTACCAGCGTGCACATATGTCTGACGTAGGATCTTATTATGTATTCAGTCCATTTGGTTATGCCACTTATGACCGTACTTTAAGTGCCCTGCCAGCTGGCCTGAAACCTACCATCATCAACGATCACAGCTTCACCGTTAATGTGCAGCACCAGATCGATGAGAACTGGAAACTGACTGCACAAGCTGCTTATTATCTTTATAATCAGGATGGTTCATCTATGTGGGCAGATTCTGTAGAAGCGGATGGTAAATATTACAGGAACACAGGCATTTGGGAAGCAAAAAGCACCATGTCTTTAGGTCAGGTTTTCCTGAATGGTAAGGTTACTACAGGTCCTGTGGTACACAAGATCTTAACCGGTATTGACATGGGCAATAAAAAGTACGTGGCGGATTATGCGCAAACACATTCGCTGGATACCGGCGCTGCGCCTTTCGATCCTTTTGCACCAGGCCTGACCCTCGATAATCCATCCAACGGTTACCCTGTGTTTGACCACACCTTGAGCCTGGAAGCAAGAGCTGCTAATGGTTATGGCATTATCAACTCCCGGTATTCCAGCTTTTACCTGCAGGATGAATTAGGTTTCTTTAATAACAAAGTGAGATTGACATTAGCAGGTCGCTATACTTATATCAATCAGGCCGATTTCGGTACGGTAAGCGAAGCAAAACGCTTTACACCACGTATTGGATTGAGTGTATCTATTGACGACTATACTTCTATCTACGCATTATATGACCAGGCATTTACCCCACAGGCAGGTGCTGTGAGCGTAGGTAAATTAAAACCATTGACAGGTAATAATACAGAGGTTGGTATTAAGAGAGACTGGATGGAAGGGAAATGGAATACCACCGTATCTGTATACCGTATCTTAAAAGAAAATGAACTGACTGCAGATCCGAATGCCCCGGCAAATTCAGGACTGAGTATAGTATTTGGTCAAAGAAGAGCACAGGGTGTGGAGTTTGATCTTCGTGGTGAAATTCTGCCAGGTTTGGACTTGACTGCGAATTATGCCTTGACGGATTCTAAAGTGAGCAAGGTAAATCCGGGTGTTTCTGAAGCTACAGGTATTAAAGTGGGTGATGTGGTGCCTGGTTATTCAAAGCATGTGGCCAATGCATGGCTGACATATAAACTACGTACCGGCAAGCTGAGAGGCGCTGGTATTTCTGGTGGGTTTACGTATCTGGCGGGTCGTGAGACGGATACATGGAGTGTAGGGTTGCAGAGATTGCCGGATTATTTCAAACTGGATGGCGGATTATTCTGGGAAGGAAATAAATTGCGCATCACGGTGAATGCTTTTAATATATTGGATAAGTACCTGTTCAGTGGTTCCTATTATTCTTATATAAATGCCTACTACTATCAGGCAGAAGCTCCGCGAAATTATCGGTTGTCGATTTCTTATAAGTTTTAA